The Catenulispora sp. MAP5-51 DNA window ATGCCCCGGCGCGCGGAGACTCCAGCCTCCGACAGCCGGAGCAGCAGGTCGTCCCGCGAGACCGGGAACCGGTCGTCCAGCCGGATCCAGAACGACTGGTAGTTGGTCCGGCCGTATTCGGGGTCGGTCACCGGCGACAGCCCGGGGATCCCCGCCAGCTCGCGCTGGTACCGCGCGGCGATCTCGCGCCGCTCGGCGACCGTCGCGGCCAGCTTGCGCAGCTGCACCAGCCCGACCGCGGCCTGGATGTCGGTCATCCGGTAGTTGAACCCGGTCTCCAGATACGCCTCCAGCACCGGCTTGGCACTCGCGTGCCGGTCGGCGGCCGAGACGTTCATCCCGTGCTCGCGCAGCCGCCGCATCCGGGCCGCGGCCTCGGCGTCGTCGGTGGTGACCATGCCGCCCTCGCCGGTGGTGAGCAGCTTGCGCGGGTGGAACGACCACGCCGCCGCCTGCGCGCCGGCGCCGACCGGCGCGCCCCGGTACCGGACGCCGGCCGCGCACGCCGCGTCCTCCAGCAGCGCCAGACCGCGCTCCCGGCACAGGCCGCGCAGCGCGTCCAGGTCCGCCGGCACGCCGCCCTGGTGGACGAGGATCACCGCGCGGCTCCGGGGCGTCAGCACGGCGGCGACCGTGTCAGGGGTCAGATTCCCGGTCTCGACGTCCACGTCGGCGAACACCGGGACGGCGTTGACGTAGCGCGCGGCGTTCGCCGTCGCGATGAAGGACAGCGACGGCACCACCACCTCGTCACCGGCGCCGACTCCGAGCGCCACCAGGCCGAGGTGCAGCGCGGCGGTGCCGGAGCTGACGGCGACGCCGTGCGCGGCGCCGGCCTCGGCGGCGAAGGCCCGCTCGAACTCGGCGACGCGCGGCCCCTGGGCGACCCAGCCGGAGCGCACCGCCTCGGCGGCGGCCTCGGCCTCCTCCTCGCCGAGCCAGGGCACCATCACCGGGATCCGGGCGGGCGCCTGGGCCTCGGGCGTCCCAGCCTCGGGCACCCCGGCCTCGGGCATGCCAACCCCGGTGGCCACCGCGCTGCTCACGAAGCGACTCCCTCGGCAACAGAGCCCGCGGCAACAGAGCCCTCAGCCACAGCACCCTCGCCGGCGACACCGGACGTCGCCATGGCCGCCGCCGCGGCGCGCTCTGCCGCCGCGGCGACCTTGGACACCGGCACCGGTACCGGCTCGGGCGCCGCCTCCTGCTCGCTGCGCCACCACTGCACCAGGTCCGTCAGGCCCTCGCGCAGCTGCATCTCGGCCTTGAACCTCAGCCGCGACTCGGCCTGCGAGATGTCGGCCAGGCGCCGGGTCACGCCGTTGACCGCGCGCGGCGGCCCGTACTCCACCGGCAGGTCCGAGCCCATGACCTCCAGCAGCGTCTTGGCCAGGTCGTTCAGGCTGGTCTCGACCCCGCAGGCCACGTTGAACACCTCGTCGGTGAGGTCCGCGGCGGCCGCCAGGACGTTGGCCCGCGCGATGTCCGCGACGTGCACGAAGTCCATCGTCTGCGTGCCGTCGCCCAGGATCAGCGGCGGCGTGCCGGCGGCGATGCGCTCCATCCAGCGGATCAGGACCTCGGTGTAGAGGCCGTGGATGTCCATGCGCGGGCCGTAGACGTTGAAGTACCGCAGCGCGACGTAGTCGAGCCCGTACATGCTCTTGAAGCTGCGGAGCATGGCCTCGTTGAAGGCCTTCGCCGCGCCGTAGAAGGTGTCGTTGTTGTAGCTGTGGTGCCGCTCGTCGGTCGGGAACTGCTCGGCCAGGCCGTAGACCGAGGCCGAGGAGGAGGCCACGACCTTCTTCACCCCGGCCGCCGCCGCGGCCTCCAGCACGTTGAACGTGCCGTCGACGAGCACCTCGTTGGCCAGCCGCGGCTCCTCGGCGCACTGCGTGATCCGGATCGCCGCCAGGTGGAACACCACGTCGGTGCCGGCGGACAGCTCGGCGAGCAGCTCCCGGTCCCTGATGTCGCCCTCGACGACGCGCACCCGGCCGCTCGGCAGCGCCGCGGCCAGATTGGCCCGCCGGCCGCGGACGAAGTTGTCCAGCACGGTCACCGACTCGCAGCCGGCGTCCAGCAGCCGGTCCACCACGTGCGAGCCGATGGTGCCGGCGCCGCCGGTGACCAGCGCGCTGCCGCCCGCCAGGCCGACCGCCGCGCCGGTGTCGTCATTGGTGCCCAAGCCAGTCACACGCCCTCCAAGGCATCTTCGTTCACAGCCACGAGGGCTCCGTTCTCGGCGAGGCTGCGCGAGGCGGCCTCGAGGATTCGCAGGACCCGCAGTCCCGCGCGGCCGTCGGTGGCCGCCGGCGTGCCGGTGCGCACGGCGCGGGCGAACTCCTCGACCGCCACCGCCAGCGCCTCCCGCTCGTTCAGCGCCGGCGCGACCATGTCGCCGGTCCGGTAGGACACC harbors:
- a CDS encoding DegT/DnrJ/EryC1/StrS family aminotransferase, with the translated sequence MVPWLGEEEAEAAAEAVRSGWVAQGPRVAEFERAFAAEAGAAHGVAVSSGTAALHLGLVALGVGAGDEVVVPSLSFIATANAARYVNAVPVFADVDVETGNLTPDTVAAVLTPRSRAVILVHQGGVPADLDALRGLCRERGLALLEDAACAAGVRYRGAPVGAGAQAAAWSFHPRKLLTTGEGGMVTTDDAEAAARMRRLREHGMNVSAADRHASAKPVLEAYLETGFNYRMTDIQAAVGLVQLRKLAATVAERREIAARYQRELAGIPGLSPVTDPEYGRTNYQSFWIRLDDRFPVSRDDLLLRLSEAGVSARRGIMAAHMEPAYAEVSTPRLPATEALSLNSLILPVFHGMTEAQQDRVVAVLKAAAP
- a CDS encoding NAD-dependent epimerase/dehydratase family protein, which encodes MGTNDDTGAAVGLAGGSALVTGGAGTIGSHVVDRLLDAGCESVTVLDNFVRGRRANLAAALPSGRVRVVEGDIRDRELLAELSAGTDVVFHLAAIRITQCAEEPRLANEVLVDGTFNVLEAAAAAGVKKVVASSSASVYGLAEQFPTDERHHSYNNDTFYGAAKAFNEAMLRSFKSMYGLDYVALRYFNVYGPRMDIHGLYTEVLIRWMERIAAGTPPLILGDGTQTMDFVHVADIARANVLAAAADLTDEVFNVACGVETSLNDLAKTLLEVMGSDLPVEYGPPRAVNGVTRRLADISQAESRLRFKAEMQLREGLTDLVQWWRSEQEAAPEPVPVPVSKVAAAAERAAAAAMATSGVAGEGAVAEGSVAAGSVAEGVAS